One Balaenoptera musculus isolate JJ_BM4_2016_0621 chromosome 13, mBalMus1.pri.v3, whole genome shotgun sequence genomic region harbors:
- the CD8A gene encoding T-cell surface glycoprotein CD8 alpha chain, which produces MASPVTALLLPLALVLHAAAVLESFSFRMSPVQVQARLGEKVKLHCEVLQSSMTSGCSWLYQKPGAASRPIFLVYLSSTRSKPAEGLDTNYISGAKAEGANFHLTLHRFREEDQGYYFCSFMSNSVMYFSNFVPVFLPAKPTTTPATPRSTRAPTKALQTVSPRPEVCRPSAGSAVDTRGLDFSCDIYIWAPLAGTCAILLLLLVITVICHRRNRRRVCKCPRPVVRQGGKPSPSERCT; this is translated from the exons ATGGCCTCGCCGGTGACCGCCCTGCTCCTGCCGCTGGCCCTGGTGCTCC ATGCCGCCGCGGTCCTCGAGTCATTCTCGTTCCGGATGTCGCCGGTGCAGGTGCAGGCTCGCCTGGGCGAGAAGGTGAAGCTGCACTGCGAGGTGCTGCAGTCCAGCATGACGTCGGGCTGCTCCTGGCTCTACCAGAAGCCCGGGGCCGCCTCCAGACCCATCTTCCTAGTGTACCTCTCCAGCACGCGGTCCAAGCCGGCCGAGGGGCTGGACACCAATTACATCTCCGGCGCCAAGGCTGAGGGCGCCAACTTCCACCTCACTCTGCACCGCTTCCGCGAGGAGGACCAAGGCTACTATTTTTGCTCGTTCATGAGCAACTCGGTTATGTACTTCAGCAATTTCGTGCCTGTCTTCTTGCCAG CGAAGCCCACCACGACGCCGGCGACGCCACGATCCACGCGGGCGCCCACCAAAGCGTTGCAGACTGTGTCTCCGCGCCCAGAGGTGTGCCGGCCCTCGGCGGGCAGCGCAG TAGATACAAGGGGGCTGGATTTCTCCTGCGATATCTACATCTGGGCGCCCCTGGCCGGGACCTGCGCCATCCTTCTCCTGTTATTGGTCATCACGGTCATCTGCCACCGTCGTAA CCGAAGACGCGTCTGCAAATGTCCCAG GCCTGTGGTCAGACAGGGAGGCAAGCCCAGCCCTTCAGAGAGATGCACCTAG